The following are encoded together in the Plasmodium brasilianum strain Bolivian I chromosome 10, whole genome shotgun sequence genome:
- a CDS encoding hypothetical protein (conserved Plasmodium protein), with protein MEKCYREDIVLFFSIENLEEILNLLKTVRAVKGGSYKLLTLGSSNNLFFNSNDYLITKSRVEKEKKDDDLLLSTHEEEECPKNEMSDVNNMNRQGDEKEIKKTTSLLSSLNTNELKEGEEKKKKNGKNNHFFSEKYINDENELISREIFKYLYKNENNMKYTKKHKLLTQIIMDAIIYANKIKLNIYKLNLFISIVIMTLHKIMENLKGKKNNKKKKTVNYFISLLEKNIKYHEESVEKVRIANSAELDIPTVDSLNRECIEQNKRTTEDDKNMGEKIRSSIKGRSDKGRSNKDVGNKASRNSLPKETCVDEKNIKTKFVGETDNSNQHYNKYKNNNNLEDNNVHMTDINTENYDEKEIILLQYDEAKYIIKYMFDNIFSIYHMFEYLFLFSSFPVNLTFTNSFTAISPTHLFSTSDEVIQDKEKLEDNEFCSNTYIKEALDVPLYVLDKFYDNINKFKEKINDIVS; from the coding sequence ATGGAAAAATGCTATCGTGAAGACATAGtacttttcttttccatAGAAAATTTAGAAGAAATATTGAATCTTCTTAAAACTGTCCGAGCAGTAAAAGGAGGATCTTACAAATTGTTAACTTTGGGTAGCtcgaataatttatttttcaattcaAATGATTATTTGATAACGAAAAGTAGggtagaaaaagaaaaaaaagatgacgATTTGCTGTTATCTACTCATGAGGAAGAAGAATGTCCAAAGAATGAAATGTCAGACGTAAACAATATGAACAGGCAAGGTgatgaaaaggaaattaaaaaaaccaCTAGTTTGTTATCTTCTTTAAATACAAACGAGTTAAAGGaaggagaagaaaaaaaaaaaaaaaatggtaaaaataatcatttcTTCAgtgaaaaatacataaatgatGAGAACGAACTGATTAGTagagaaatatttaaatatttatacaagaATGAAAACAATATgaaatacacaaaaaagCATAAGTTATTAACACAAATAATAATGGACGCCATCATATAcgcaaataaaataaaattaaatatatacaaattaaatCTATTTATATCAATTGTAATTATGACTTTGCATAAAATTatggaaaatttaaaagggaaaaaaaataataaaaaaaaaaaaactgtaaactattttataagtttgttagagaaaaatattaaatatcatGAAGAGTCAGTAGAAAAGGTAAGAATCGCCAATTCGGCTGAATTAGACATTCCAACAGTCGACAGTTTAAATAGAGAATGTattgaacaaaataaaaggacAACGGAGGATGATAAGAATATGGGTGAGAAAATAAGAAGTAGCATCAAAGGGAGGAGTGACAAAGGAAGGAGTAACAAAGATGTAGGCAATAAAGCCAGTAGGAATAGTTTACCTAAAGAAACATGTGTTGATGAAAAGAACATAAAGACTAAATTCGTAGGAGAAACTGATAATTCAAACCAgcattataataaatataaaaataataataatttagaagACAACAATGTACACATGACCGATATAAATACAGAAAATTATGACGAAAAGGAAATTATACTTTTACAATATGATGAAGCgaagtatataataaaatacatgtttgacaatattttttccatttatcaTATGTTTGaatacctttttttattttcctcttttcCTGTAAATTTAACCTTTACCAATAGCTTTACAGCCATATCACCAACACACTTATTTTCTACCAGTGATGAAGTGATACAGG
- a CDS encoding hypothetical protein (conserved Plasmodium protein), with the protein MSSPSVGSTTEKQITSSVKTKVDGEKQVPPLSYKGKNKKKKNLFVLNKDQSKYLVNKEYISYMMIKTFLKDYKVHITYYTVLLSLFSVFSYCVINLLLMIFEEPLAVKIVKEHVLKDKKLVDEYEEVIFSKFWTGYINESNASIVINIKSKKHNKKKGKIISTLRKQKDKWHIKTLTYYNVKKNDNLDTDDLKTVAENAKQSAVCPMNNTSFLKGKIKN; encoded by the coding sequence ATGTCTTCTCCGTCTGTAGGAAGTACCACAGAAAAGCAAATCACCTCGTCagtaaaaacaaaagtaGATGGTGAGAAGCAAGTACCCCCTTTGTcatataaaggaaaaaacaaaaaaaaaaaaaatttatttgttttaaacaAAGATCAGTCTAAATATTTAGTTAACaaagaatatataagttatatgatgataaaaacatttttaaaggaTTATAAGGTACATATCACATATTACACAGTTTTATTATCTCTTTTTTCCGTATTTTCATATTGTGTTATTAACTTATTATTGATGATTTTTGAAGAGCCATTAGCcgtaaaaatagtaaaagagcatgttttaaaagataaaaaattagttGATGAATACGAAGAAGtgatattttcaaaattttggacaggatatataaatgaaagcAATGCTAGTATAGTTATTAACATCAAAAGTAAAAAacacaacaaaaaaaaagggaagatTATAAGCACTTTACGTAAACAAAAAGACAAATGGCACATTAAAACATTAACATactataatgtaaaaaaaaatgataatttggATACAGATGATTTGAAAACGGTAGCAGAAAATGCAAAACAGAGTGCTGTATGTCCAATGAACAACACTTCGTTTCTCAAggggaaaattaaaaattag